The Intrasporangium calvum DSM 43043 sequence CGGGCCAAGGGAATCGGTGTCGAGGCCGGCATCTGGACGCCGCACGCGGCGACTGCTTTCGTCTCGACGAACTGGCCCTGGCAGGTCGAGCGCGTCCTCGTCGAGGTGATCCCGGGCCACACGCGCGGCAGCGACGGCCGGTGGGCCGCGGAGCGCGTCCTCGCCGCTCTCGGGATGTCCGCGGCGCCGCTGCTCGTCCACGGCGAGCGGGCCTGGGCCTGGCCGGTGCTGCGCTGGGCGCAGCGGTCCGGCCACGACGTGCGGATCGGCCTGGAGGACACGCTGGTCCTGCCGGACGGCCGCGAGGCACGCGACAACACCGAGCTCGTCGTCGCAGCGCTCGCCTCGGACGGCGGCGCGCCCACCCAGTGGCCGGTCCCCGACCCGCTCTAGGGCCCGTCAGGAAAGCCGTCGTAGCCCGTTATCGAGTATCGCGACGCACACAGGTCTTGCCACCCGCTACGACAAACGCTCCGTCCGGTTGGCTGCCACTGTCGATGTCGCGATGCTCGATGCCTGGCTACGACGCTTCTGTAACAGGCCCTATTCAGGCCGGGCGAGCTCGCGCAGGCGCTCGGCTTCCGCTCGGCGGTCGGCCCGCGAGACCGGCACCTCGATGAGGCGTATGCCGCTGGGCTCGCTGCGCAGGGCCGTGGCCAGCCGCTCCGGCTCGGTGATCGTCTCGTGCTCGATGCCGTGCGCCCGGCACAGAGCGGCGAGGTCGGTGCCGTGCGGCGTGCCGAAGACCCGCTCGAAGGCCGACTCGTAGGGCGTGCCGCCCTGCTCGAGGCCGGCGAAGATCGCCCCGCCGTCGTCGTTGAGGACCACGAAGGTGATGTCGGGGCGAGGCTCGTCCGGCCCGATGAGCAGGCCGTTGGTGTCGTGCAGGAAGGTCAGATCGCCCAGGTAGGCGATGGTGCGGGATGCACCCGGACGGCCGAGGGCGATGCCGACCGCGGTCGAGACCGTGCCGTCGATGCCCGCCAGTCCGCGGTTGCCGACGACGAACCGGTGCTCGTGGGGTGTCCACGGCGTGGCCATCACGTCGAGGTCTCGGATGACGTTCGACGAGCCGAGGACGAGCGAGGTGTGGGGGGTGACCGCGTCGGCGACGACGGCGGCGAGGGCCAACGGGCTGCCGGGTCGCTGCGCGATGTAGGCGTCGATCCGGGCGGACAGAGCGTCGTCGGCCGCCCGCCATCGGTCGAACCAGTCCGACCCGTTCTGGACACTCGACGGGGTGGGGGAGTCCGCGAGCGTGGGGACCGCGTCGAGGACGCGGGCCACCCGTCCGGGATCCGTCGCCGTCCCCGACCGGTCGCGGACGGCCAGGACCTCAAGTGTCGGGTCGCTGATGAGGCTCGTGACGGGGCGCGAGAGGGTCGGGTGGCCGATGACGATGACGCGGTCGATCTCTGCGCGCAGGGGCCCGCCGAGCAGGAGGCGGTAGGCGCGGATCGCCTGCCGACCGACGCGAGCCCCGGACGTCGGCTCGGCGAGGAGCGGCCAGTTCCCGGCCTCCGCGAGGAGGCACGCCGCGGGGCCGGCGTCGTCACCCGCGACCACGACGGTCCGAGGCCCGGTCGTGAGCTCGACCGGCTGGGAGGGGATGCGGGCCGGCAGGTTCTGCACACTCGACGCGGGGTGTGGTGCGGGGGCGGCTGCGGGGCGGGACCACCAGGTCGCCGGGTCGGCTTCGGAAGGCATGAGGTCACCGTCGAGCTGGAGGTTCAGCTGGGTGGGGCCGGCCGCAACGCAGGCCGAACCGGCCGCTGCCGCAAGGGCTTCCGGTGAGTCGCTCGACCTCAGGTCGTGGCAGGCCGCGAAGGGCCCGAAGATGCCCGCCTGGAGCGTGGTCTGGTTCGCCCCCGTCCCGCGCAGCCGCTCGGGCCGGTCCGCGGAGACGACGACGAGGGGAACCCCCGTGTGGTGCGCCTCCATCACGGCCGGCAGCAGGTTGCCCACGGCCGTGCCGGAGGTGGTGACGACCGCGACCGGGCGCCGGGACCCCTTGGCCAGGCCGAGGGCGAGGAAGCCGGCCGAGCGCTCGTCGACGCGGACGTGCAGGCGCACGTCACCGACCGCGTCGGCCCGGTGGAGGGCGAGCGCGAGGGGCGCGGAGCGAGACCCGGGAGCGAGCACGAACTCACGCACTCCGCCGGACCACAGCGCCTGCAGGAGAGCGAGCGACAGGCCGTGGGCACCTGGGGCTGGGAGCGAGCTCAGCGGCATACGGCCACGTCAGCTGCTCGTCAGCGCGTCACGCATCGGGATGAGCTTGGCGTTCGACTCGGCGACCTCGGACTCGGGGTCGGAGCCGGCGACGATCCCGCACCCCGCGTAGAGCCGGATCGTCGTGGGGTCGTCGGGGAGGATCGCGCCGCTGCGCAGGGCGATGCCCCAGGCGCCGTCACCGTGGGCGTCCATCCACCCCACCGGCCCGGCGTAGCGGCCCCGGTCCATGTTCTCGAGCTCGCCGATGAGCGCCACCGCCTCCGCCGTCGGGGTGCCGCCCACTGCCGCCGACGGGTGCAGCGAGGCGGCGAGGGTCAGCGACGACGCGTCGTCCGCGCTGACCGCGGCGACGTCGGTCGCGAGGTGCATGACGTTGGGCAGATGGAGGACGAACGGCGCCTCCGGCACGTTCATCGAGGAGGAGTGGGGGGCGAGGGCGTCGGCGACCGAGCGGACGGCGTACTCGTGCTCCTCGAGGTCCTTGGACGACCGGGCCAGGGAGGCGGCGAGCGCGAGGTCGGCCTCGTCGTCGCCGGTCCGGCGGATCGTGCCCGCGAGGACGCGTGAGGTGATCAGCCCCTGGTCGCGGCGGACGAGCAGCTCCGGGGTGGCGCCGAGCAGGCCCGACACCGCGAAGACCCAGGTGTTCTCGTAGCGCTCGGCGAGGCGCCGCAGGACGAACCTGGGGTCGATCGGCTCGCGGGCGGTGGCGATGAGGTCGCGCGCGAGGACGACCTTGTCGAGCGCGCCGGAGCTGATCCGTCGCACCGCCTCGGCCACGGCGTGGGCGTAGTCGCTCGGCGAGACGGAGCCGTCGGCGAAGGTCACCCCGACCGGCGGCGCCGGTTCGGCTGCCGGAGAAGGCGGCTCGATGGGGTGCAGGTGCGCCGCGAGGGACACCGTGGTCAACCAGGTCTGACCGTCGCGACGGCCGACGATCGTCGTCGGGACGACGAGACGGGCCGCGTCGGCGGAGTCGTCGGCGAAGGGGAAGGAGCCGAAGCAGACGAGCCCCGTGCCCGGCACCCCGACCTCGTCGCGGACGACCGCCCTGGACGCGACGGCGCGCCACCAGGCCTCCGCCTCGCGGAACCGGCCCGCCCCGGCTGCGGAGAAGTCGAGCGCGGTGCCCCAGCCGACGAGGCCGTCGCCGCGACGGACCCAGGAGACGACCGACTCCGGCTCACCGTCCGCTGCCACTGCGGGCAGGTAGGCGAGCAGCGACTCCTCGGAGTCGAACAGCACGGTCCGCACGATGACCGCGGGGGCGGTCGCTGCGGCCGGTGCCTCGGGGGCGGGAAGTGATGACATCGCCCGCAACTCTACGACCGTGCGAGCGCCGCCGCCGCCATCGTCGCGGGCCGGTGCGACCAGCGCCACACCGGTTCCCGGAGAGGATGGGAGGATGGGACCATGACTCGCGCCCAGCTCGACAAGAAGCCGGTCGACGTCGCGTCGATGTTCGACACCGTCGCCGAGAAGTACGACGTCACCAACGACGTCATGACCGCGGGGGTCGACCGGCTGTGGCGGCGCGCGGTCGTCAAGGCCGTCGGGGCGAAGCGGGGGGAGCGCATCCTCGACATCGCCGCCGGCACCGGCACGTCGAGCGAGCCGTGGGCCGACCGGGAGATCGAGGTCGTGCCGGCCGACTTCAGCCTCGGCATGCTGCGCGTGGGGCGGCGGCGCAGGCCCGACATGGCGTTCACGGCGGCCGACGCGATGAGCCTGCCGTTCGCCGATGCGAGCTTCGACGTCGTGACGATGAGCTACGGGCTGCGCAACGTCTCGGACACCGACGCGGCGCTCCGGGAGTTCCTCCGGGTCGCGAAGCCGGGCGGCCGCCTCGTCGTCTGCGAGTTCAGCCAGCCGGTCAACCGGGTGGTCCGGGGCGCCTACGGCAACGTCGTCCTGCGGCTGCTGCCGGCGATCGCCCGTCGCACCGGGAGCAATGCCGAGTCCTACGTCTACCTCGCCGAGTCGATCCGGGACTGGCCGCCGCAGGGCGAGCTCGCCCGCCGCATCGAGCAGGCCGGGTGGTCGAGTGTCGGCTGGCAGAACCTCACCGGTGGCATCGTCGCCCTCCACACCGCGGTGAAGCGTTAGTTAGGGATGCCTTATCTGACAACGTCGAGCGGTCCGGAGTAGGGTGATCCGGAGTTCGTGAACTGATTCACAAGCAGCGCGCGCAAGCATTCGGAACCTGCAGGGAGCCATGAGCACTACGAATGTCGACACGGCTGACGTCATCGTCGTCGGAGCCGGTCCCGGAGGATCTGCCACCGCCGCCTACCTCGCGATGGCGGGCATCGACGTGCTCCTCCTCGAGAAGACGTACTTCCCCCGCGAGAAGGTCTGCGGCGACGGACTGACCCCCCGGGCGGTCCGTGAGCTGGTCAACCTGGGCATCCCGACCCCCGAGTCGGACGGCTGGATCCGCAACAAGGGGCTGCGCATCATCGGTGCCGGCATGCGACTCCAGCT is a genomic window containing:
- a CDS encoding 3-keto-5-aminohexanoate cleavage protein; the protein is MIAACLNGDRPPRAHPRLPVTPEAVARAARDVVDAGAFMVHVHPRDEHGRESLDAADVAATVGAIRDLVPDVRVSVTTRDGIAADDRDKLARVVAWPESDEGGPDCATVNWHEPGAVRLAGVLRAKGIGVEAGIWTPHAATAFVSTNWPWQVERVLVEVIPGHTRGSDGRWAAERVLAALGMSAAPLLVHGERAWAWPVLRWAQRSGHDVRIGLEDTLVLPDGREARDNTELVVAALASDGGAPTQWPVPDPL
- the menD gene encoding 2-succinyl-5-enolpyruvyl-6-hydroxy-3-cyclohexene-1-carboxylic-acid synthase, with the translated sequence MPLSSLPAPGAHGLSLALLQALWSGGVREFVLAPGSRSAPLALALHRADAVGDVRLHVRVDERSAGFLALGLAKGSRRPVAVVTTSGTAVGNLLPAVMEAHHTGVPLVVVSADRPERLRGTGANQTTLQAGIFGPFAACHDLRSSDSPEALAAAAGSACVAAGPTQLNLQLDGDLMPSEADPATWWSRPAAAPAPHPASSVQNLPARIPSQPVELTTGPRTVVVAGDDAGPAACLLAEAGNWPLLAEPTSGARVGRQAIRAYRLLLGGPLRAEIDRVIVIGHPTLSRPVTSLISDPTLEVLAVRDRSGTATDPGRVARVLDAVPTLADSPTPSSVQNGSDWFDRWRAADDALSARIDAYIAQRPGSPLALAAVVADAVTPHTSLVLGSSNVIRDLDVMATPWTPHEHRFVVGNRGLAGIDGTVSTAVGIALGRPGASRTIAYLGDLTFLHDTNGLLIGPDEPRPDITFVVLNDDGGAIFAGLEQGGTPYESAFERVFGTPHGTDLAALCRAHGIEHETITEPERLATALRSEPSGIRLIEVPVSRADRRAEAERLRELARPE
- a CDS encoding isochorismate synthase, giving the protein MSSLPAPEAPAAATAPAVIVRTVLFDSEESLLAYLPAVAADGEPESVVSWVRRGDGLVGWGTALDFSAAGAGRFREAEAWWRAVASRAVVRDEVGVPGTGLVCFGSFPFADDSADAARLVVPTTIVGRRDGQTWLTTVSLAAHLHPIEPPSPAAEPAPPVGVTFADGSVSPSDYAHAVAEAVRRISSGALDKVVLARDLIATAREPIDPRFVLRRLAERYENTWVFAVSGLLGATPELLVRRDQGLITSRVLAGTIRRTGDDEADLALAASLARSSKDLEEHEYAVRSVADALAPHSSSMNVPEAPFVLHLPNVMHLATDVAAVSADDASSLTLAASLHPSAAVGGTPTAEAVALIGELENMDRGRYAGPVGWMDAHGDGAWGIALRSGAILPDDPTTIRLYAGCGIVAGSDPESEVAESNAKLIPMRDALTSS
- a CDS encoding demethylmenaquinone methyltransferase: MTRAQLDKKPVDVASMFDTVAEKYDVTNDVMTAGVDRLWRRAVVKAVGAKRGERILDIAAGTGTSSEPWADREIEVVPADFSLGMLRVGRRRRPDMAFTAADAMSLPFADASFDVVTMSYGLRNVSDTDAALREFLRVAKPGGRLVVCEFSQPVNRVVRGAYGNVVLRLLPAIARRTGSNAESYVYLAESIRDWPPQGELARRIEQAGWSSVGWQNLTGGIVALHTAVKR